Proteins co-encoded in one Myripristis murdjan chromosome 4, fMyrMur1.1, whole genome shotgun sequence genomic window:
- the her6 gene encoding hairy-related 6: MPADMMEKTSSSPVAATPASMNSTPDKPKTASEHRKSSKPIMEKRRRARINESLGQLKTLILDALKKDSSRHSKLEKADILEMTVKHLRNLQRAQMTAALNTDPTVLGKYRAGFSECMNEVTRFLSTCEGVNTEVRTRLLGHLANCMTQINAMNYPSQHQHQLPSAGAPHPSFGQSMVQVPSSSPQVLPMNGVSCKGGSSPASLPSDATKVYGGFQIVPATDGQFAFLIPNAAFAPNGPVIPVYANSVSTPVPVPAAVSPGAPSGNTDSVWRPW; encoded by the exons ATGCCTGCCGATATGATGGAAAAAACCTCCTCCTCACCGGTCGCTGCAACCCCGGCTAGCATGAATTCAACACCAGATAAACCCAAGACAGCCTCTGAGCACAGAAAG tCGTCCAAGCCCATtatggaaaagaggagaagagccAGGATCAACGAGAGCTTGGGGCAGCTGAAAACACTCATCTTGGACGCGCTCAAAAAAGAT agCTCCAGACACTCTAAACTGGAGAAGGCGGACATCCTAGAGATGACGGTGAAGCATCTCCGGAACCTCCAGAGGGCTCAGATGACTG CTGCTCTGAACACCGACCCGACCGTCCTGGGGAAATACCGTGCTGGTTTCAGCGAGTGCATGAACGAAGTCACCCGGTTCCTCTCCACCTGTGAAGGGGTTAACACCGAGGTCAGGACGCGGCTCCTCGGCCACTTGGCCAACTGCATGACCCAGATCAACGCTATGAACTACCCCagccagcaccagcaccagctcCCCTCCGCCGGGGCCCCTCACCCTTCCTTCGGCCAGTCCATGGTGCAGGTCCCCAGCTCCTCCCCGCAGGTCCTGCCTATGAATGGGGTGTCCTGCAAAGGGGGGTCCTCCCCGGCCAGCTTACCGTCAGACGCCACCAAAGTGTACGGTGGTTTCCAGATCGTACCTGCAACAGACGGACAGTTTGCATTCCTCATACCCAACGCAGCGTTTGCGCCCAACGGCCCCGTTATCCCGGTGTACGCCAACAGTGTCAGCACGCCGGTCCCGGTGCCGGCTGCGGTTTCTCCCGGAGCCCCGTCAGGCAACACGGACTCAGTGTGGCGGCCCTGGTGA